A region from the Ciconia boyciana chromosome 1, ASM3463844v1, whole genome shotgun sequence genome encodes:
- the CFAP300 gene encoding cilia- and flagella-associated protein 300 isoform X2: MSAGGGRCAAGFVFRSLPQKVFSCLEDRDIGDRLLKWSMQGRISAQAFSFDQQFKPYQKDEFVMAFFNDQNVNSSLKLLSASGQWTTLGSKVTKIEATVVPCTQISMSFFDRLYSEGVVRETGDIVKCYDDYYDDILISDELRKILLLEDSDHYDLFSQLDRKEFLFCLFKHLCIGGTLCQFEDVVGPYLETTKALYKDLVRMIMACVTLQAKATNRLLPT, translated from the exons ATGTCCGCCGGGGGTGGGCGCTGCGCGGCGGGCTTCGTTTTCCGCTCCCTGCCCCAGAAAGTTTTCTCCTGCCTGGAGGACAGGGACATCGGGGACCGACTCCTCAAATG gtcCATGCAAGGCAGGATCTCAGCACAAGCATTCAGTTTTGACCAGCAGTTTAAGCCCTATCAAAAAGATGAATTCGTTATG GCATTTTTTAATGATCAAAACGTGAACTCCAGTTTAAAGTTGCTCTCAGCTTCAGGACAATGGACTACATTGG GTTCCAAAGTGACAAAAATTGAAGCTACAGTGGTGCCCTGTACACAGATTTCCATGTCATTTTTTGATCGGCTGTACTCTGAAGGAGTTGTTAGAGAAACTGGAGATATTGTGAAATGTTATGATGACTATTACGACGATATTCTCATCTCTGATGAATTAAGGAAG ATCTTGCTTCTGGAAGATTCAGACCACTATGACTTATTCAGTCAACTGGATCGCAAGgaatttctgttctgtctttttAAGCATCTTTGCATTGGAGGAACTCTTTGCCAGTTTGAAGATGTAGTTGGCCCATACTTAGAAACTACAAAAGCTTTATATAAAGACTTGGTGAG